From Cheilinus undulatus linkage group 17, ASM1832078v1, whole genome shotgun sequence, one genomic window encodes:
- the c17h2orf42 gene encoding uncharacterized protein C2orf42 homolog isoform X2: METEVTVSSSSSMVSSQTQTLTTSANLATKHKDSRKTASKTPAFLSNLGRATLRGIRKCPQCGVYNGTRGLSCKNKACGISLRNASATSRNSKKCAVEVVKVIIDSEERGSKERAEGGGLVGGSGGGVQVFSVCHRGRGATATQLGFVELVPTDTAIATGDGATLLTRINLGRCFLPSCRQGQRSNQSESESAVTSSKQSSDSLCIHIKQAIECQSRATPLTLKSSVLEGLQASIQAREELWRLATESPGPLVQRVAKDTMVVKCHTDSQHPLGLLHLTVGAGGLSEVCKSEKKGREQQQQHGVFHCACQVSSSSRRSKPGVDGANSHPGTSQPCLHFYACVCAFLSDEKLTSEFAAFINYTPSVVQPSVTNRVLCANEKPLQQAELVHSHKTKKLRLDEPLSGSTQVVDERTVMMGFHQWLSSVTERIHQTMHYQFDGKPQPLVFHITQEFFNALQHRLSMGSKKKRLPNFTTAFVRNDGLPLGSLSKYTWHITNLMQVKRIFDTPELPLELSQSFVKNADGSYSRFRCPDPLPEPDLQEGFRTDRPHAIRPMELRTFLKVGPGSADQKDAGPFVIEWIPDVLPRCQMGELRISFEFGHQMSGQTDHCERMGAAEKGGRNKSDSNQSRRSEAILQVVV; encoded by the exons ATGGAGACTGAAGTGACAGtgtcctcctcatcctccatggTCTCATCTCAGACTCAGACTTTGACCACCTCTGCTAACCTGGCAACCAAACATAAAGACAGTAGGAAGACAGCATCAAAAACTCCCGCCTTTCTCTCTAACCTGGGCAGGGCCACCCTACGGGGCATCCGCAAGTGCCCACAGTGTGGGGTCTACAATGGCACCCGTGGGCTCAGCTGCAAGAACAAGGCCTGTGGGATATCCCTCAGAAACGCCTCTGCAACGAGCAGAAACAGCAAGAAGTGTGCCGTGGAGGTGGTGAAAGTGATAATAGACAGCGAGGAGAGAGGGAGCAAAGAGCGTGCTGAGGGTGGAGGCCTTGTGGGCGGCTCAGGTGGAGGTGTGCAGGTGTTTTCGGTTTgtcacagaggaagaggagccaCAGCGACACAGCTTGGCTTTGTTGAACTTGTCCCCACTGATACTGCCATAGCTACAGGCGACGGAGCAACCCTCCTGACCCGCATAAACCTAGGCCGCTGTTTTCTGCCTTCTTGTAGGCAGGGTCAGAGGTCAAATCAGAGCGAGTCAGAGTCAGCAGTCACCAGTTCAAAACAATCCTCAGACAGCCTCTGCATTCACATAAAGCAAGCTATAGAGTGTCAGAGCCGTGCCACGCCGCTCACATTGAAAAGCTCTGTCTTAGAGGGTTTGCAAGCCTCCATCCAAGCCCGGGAGGAGCTGTGGAGGCTGGCCACGGAGTCTCCAGGACCTCTGGTGCAGCGTGTTGCAAAAGACACCATGGTGGTGAAGTGCCACACAGATTCCCAGCATCCTCTAGGGCTGCTGCATCTCACTGTGGGTGCAGGCGGGCTGTCGGAGGTTTGTAAGAGCGAGAAAAAGggcagagagcagcagcagcaacatggAGTCTTTCACTGTGCCTGTCAggtgagcagcagcagcagaagaagcaAACCAGGTGTAGATGGAGCCAACTCTCATCCTGGGACATCACAGCCCTGCCTTCACTTCTACGCCTgtgtgtgtgcctttctaaGTGACGAGAAACTGACGTCAGAGTTTGCTGCTTTCATCAACTACACCCCCAGTG TTGTGCAGCCAAGTGTTACTAACAGAGTACTCTGTGCCAACGAGAAGCCTCTGCAACAGGCCGAGCTGGTCCACTCtcataaaacaaagaaactccGCCTGGATGAACCTCTCTCGG gGAGCACCCAGGTTGTGGATGAGCGTACGGTGATGATGGGATTCCACCAGTGGCTGTCCAGCGTCACAGAGAGGATCCACCAAACAATGCACTACCAGTTTGATG GGAAACCACAGCCTCTGGTGTTCCACATCACTCAGGAATTCTTCAACGCTCTGCAGCATCGTCTGTCGATGGGCTCCAAGAAGAAGAGACTACCAAACTTCACAACAG CATTTGTCAGAAATGATGGACTTCCTCTCGGCTCTCTCTCCAAGTACACCTGGCACATCACCAATCTCATGCAAGTCAAACGAATCTTTGACACTCCAGAG CTTCCTCTGGAGCTCTCTCAGAGCTTCGTAAAGAACGCAGACGGCTCTTACTCTCGTTTCCGCTGCCCTGATCCTCTACCTGAACCCGATCTACAAGAGGGATTCAGGACAGATCGACCACACGCGATACGACCTATGGAACTCCGCACTTTCCTCAAAGTCG GTCCAGGCTCAGCAGATCAGAAGGATGCCGGCCCGTTTGTGATCGAGTGGATCCCCGACGTCCTCCCTCGCTGTCAGATGGGCGAGCTCAGGATCAGCTTCGAGTTTGGACACCAGATGAGTGGTCAGACGGATCACTGCGAGAGAATGGGTGCGGCAGAGAAAGGAGGTCGTAATAAGTCGGACTCAAACCAATCCAGACGCTCAGAGGCTATCCTTCAGGTGGTTGTCTAA
- the c17h2orf42 gene encoding uncharacterized protein C2orf42 homolog isoform X3, translating into METEVTVSSSSSMVSSQTQTLTTSANLATKHKDSRKTASKTPAFLSNLGRATLRGIRKCPQCGVYNGTRGLSCKNKACGISLRNASATSRNSKKCAVEVVKVIIDSEERGSKERAEGGGLVGGSGGGVQVFSVCHRGRGATATQLGFVELVPTDTAIATGDGATLLTRINLGRCFLPSCRQGQRSNQSESESAVTSSKQSSDSLCIHIKQAIECQSRATPLTLKSSVLEGLQASIQAREELWRLATESPGPLVQRVAKDTMVVKCHTDSQHPLGLLHLTVGAGGLSEVCKSEKKGREQQQQHGVFHCACQVSSSSRRSKPGVDGANSHPGTSQPCLHFYACVCAFLSDEKLTSEFAAFINYTPSVVQPSVTNRVLCANEKPLQQAELVHSHKTKKLRLDEPLSGKPQPLVFHITQEFFNALQHRLSMGSKKKRLPNFTTAFVRNDGLPLGSLSKYTWHITNLMQVKRIFDTPELPLELSQSFVKNADGSYSRFRCPDPLPEPDLQEGFRTDRPHAIRPMELRTFLKVGPGSADQKDAGPFVIEWIPDVLPRCQMGELRISFEFGHQMSGQTDHCERMGAAEKGGRNKSDSNQSRRSEAILQVVV; encoded by the exons ATGGAGACTGAAGTGACAGtgtcctcctcatcctccatggTCTCATCTCAGACTCAGACTTTGACCACCTCTGCTAACCTGGCAACCAAACATAAAGACAGTAGGAAGACAGCATCAAAAACTCCCGCCTTTCTCTCTAACCTGGGCAGGGCCACCCTACGGGGCATCCGCAAGTGCCCACAGTGTGGGGTCTACAATGGCACCCGTGGGCTCAGCTGCAAGAACAAGGCCTGTGGGATATCCCTCAGAAACGCCTCTGCAACGAGCAGAAACAGCAAGAAGTGTGCCGTGGAGGTGGTGAAAGTGATAATAGACAGCGAGGAGAGAGGGAGCAAAGAGCGTGCTGAGGGTGGAGGCCTTGTGGGCGGCTCAGGTGGAGGTGTGCAGGTGTTTTCGGTTTgtcacagaggaagaggagccaCAGCGACACAGCTTGGCTTTGTTGAACTTGTCCCCACTGATACTGCCATAGCTACAGGCGACGGAGCAACCCTCCTGACCCGCATAAACCTAGGCCGCTGTTTTCTGCCTTCTTGTAGGCAGGGTCAGAGGTCAAATCAGAGCGAGTCAGAGTCAGCAGTCACCAGTTCAAAACAATCCTCAGACAGCCTCTGCATTCACATAAAGCAAGCTATAGAGTGTCAGAGCCGTGCCACGCCGCTCACATTGAAAAGCTCTGTCTTAGAGGGTTTGCAAGCCTCCATCCAAGCCCGGGAGGAGCTGTGGAGGCTGGCCACGGAGTCTCCAGGACCTCTGGTGCAGCGTGTTGCAAAAGACACCATGGTGGTGAAGTGCCACACAGATTCCCAGCATCCTCTAGGGCTGCTGCATCTCACTGTGGGTGCAGGCGGGCTGTCGGAGGTTTGTAAGAGCGAGAAAAAGggcagagagcagcagcagcaacatggAGTCTTTCACTGTGCCTGTCAggtgagcagcagcagcagaagaagcaAACCAGGTGTAGATGGAGCCAACTCTCATCCTGGGACATCACAGCCCTGCCTTCACTTCTACGCCTgtgtgtgtgcctttctaaGTGACGAGAAACTGACGTCAGAGTTTGCTGCTTTCATCAACTACACCCCCAGTG TTGTGCAGCCAAGTGTTACTAACAGAGTACTCTGTGCCAACGAGAAGCCTCTGCAACAGGCCGAGCTGGTCCACTCtcataaaacaaagaaactccGCCTGGATGAACCTCTCTCGG GGAAACCACAGCCTCTGGTGTTCCACATCACTCAGGAATTCTTCAACGCTCTGCAGCATCGTCTGTCGATGGGCTCCAAGAAGAAGAGACTACCAAACTTCACAACAG CATTTGTCAGAAATGATGGACTTCCTCTCGGCTCTCTCTCCAAGTACACCTGGCACATCACCAATCTCATGCAAGTCAAACGAATCTTTGACACTCCAGAG CTTCCTCTGGAGCTCTCTCAGAGCTTCGTAAAGAACGCAGACGGCTCTTACTCTCGTTTCCGCTGCCCTGATCCTCTACCTGAACCCGATCTACAAGAGGGATTCAGGACAGATCGACCACACGCGATACGACCTATGGAACTCCGCACTTTCCTCAAAGTCG GTCCAGGCTCAGCAGATCAGAAGGATGCCGGCCCGTTTGTGATCGAGTGGATCCCCGACGTCCTCCCTCGCTGTCAGATGGGCGAGCTCAGGATCAGCTTCGAGTTTGGACACCAGATGAGTGGTCAGACGGATCACTGCGAGAGAATGGGTGCGGCAGAGAAAGGAGGTCGTAATAAGTCGGACTCAAACCAATCCAGACGCTCAGAGGCTATCCTTCAGGTGGTTGTCTAA
- the c17h2orf42 gene encoding uncharacterized protein C2orf42 homolog isoform X1 gives METEVTVSSSSSMVSSQTQTLTTSANLATKHKDSRKTASKTPAFLSNLGRATLRGIRKCPQCGVYNGTRGLSCKNKACGISLRNASATSRNSKKCAVEVVKVIIDSEERGSKERAEGGGLVGGSGGGVQVFSVCHRGRGATATQLGFVELVPTDTAIATGDGATLLTRINLGRCFLPSCRQGQRSNQSESESAVTSSKQSSDSLCIHIKQAIECQSRATPLTLKSSVLEGLQASIQAREELWRLATESPGPLVQRVAKDTMVVKCHTDSQHPLGLLHLTVGAGGLSEVCKSEKKGREQQQQHGVFHCACQVSSSSRRSKPGVDGANSHPGTSQPCLHFYACVCAFLSDEKLTSEFAAFINYTPSVVQPSVTNRVLCANEKPLQQAELVHSHKTKKLRLDEPLSAASSSGVGKEGVSACGLKKAGQRKAPGTVGLKAPGSTQVVDERTVMMGFHQWLSSVTERIHQTMHYQFDGKPQPLVFHITQEFFNALQHRLSMGSKKKRLPNFTTAFVRNDGLPLGSLSKYTWHITNLMQVKRIFDTPELPLELSQSFVKNADGSYSRFRCPDPLPEPDLQEGFRTDRPHAIRPMELRTFLKVGPGSADQKDAGPFVIEWIPDVLPRCQMGELRISFEFGHQMSGQTDHCERMGAAEKGGRNKSDSNQSRRSEAILQVVV, from the exons ATGGAGACTGAAGTGACAGtgtcctcctcatcctccatggTCTCATCTCAGACTCAGACTTTGACCACCTCTGCTAACCTGGCAACCAAACATAAAGACAGTAGGAAGACAGCATCAAAAACTCCCGCCTTTCTCTCTAACCTGGGCAGGGCCACCCTACGGGGCATCCGCAAGTGCCCACAGTGTGGGGTCTACAATGGCACCCGTGGGCTCAGCTGCAAGAACAAGGCCTGTGGGATATCCCTCAGAAACGCCTCTGCAACGAGCAGAAACAGCAAGAAGTGTGCCGTGGAGGTGGTGAAAGTGATAATAGACAGCGAGGAGAGAGGGAGCAAAGAGCGTGCTGAGGGTGGAGGCCTTGTGGGCGGCTCAGGTGGAGGTGTGCAGGTGTTTTCGGTTTgtcacagaggaagaggagccaCAGCGACACAGCTTGGCTTTGTTGAACTTGTCCCCACTGATACTGCCATAGCTACAGGCGACGGAGCAACCCTCCTGACCCGCATAAACCTAGGCCGCTGTTTTCTGCCTTCTTGTAGGCAGGGTCAGAGGTCAAATCAGAGCGAGTCAGAGTCAGCAGTCACCAGTTCAAAACAATCCTCAGACAGCCTCTGCATTCACATAAAGCAAGCTATAGAGTGTCAGAGCCGTGCCACGCCGCTCACATTGAAAAGCTCTGTCTTAGAGGGTTTGCAAGCCTCCATCCAAGCCCGGGAGGAGCTGTGGAGGCTGGCCACGGAGTCTCCAGGACCTCTGGTGCAGCGTGTTGCAAAAGACACCATGGTGGTGAAGTGCCACACAGATTCCCAGCATCCTCTAGGGCTGCTGCATCTCACTGTGGGTGCAGGCGGGCTGTCGGAGGTTTGTAAGAGCGAGAAAAAGggcagagagcagcagcagcaacatggAGTCTTTCACTGTGCCTGTCAggtgagcagcagcagcagaagaagcaAACCAGGTGTAGATGGAGCCAACTCTCATCCTGGGACATCACAGCCCTGCCTTCACTTCTACGCCTgtgtgtgtgcctttctaaGTGACGAGAAACTGACGTCAGAGTTTGCTGCTTTCATCAACTACACCCCCAGTG TTGTGCAGCCAAGTGTTACTAACAGAGTACTCTGTGCCAACGAGAAGCCTCTGCAACAGGCCGAGCTGGTCCACTCtcataaaacaaagaaactccGCCTGGATGAACCTCTCTCGG CGGCCTCTTCCTCTGGGGTCGGAAAAGAGGGAGTGTCAGCCTGCGGTCTAAAGAAAGCTGGTCAGAGGAAAGCCCCTGGTACTGTTGGGCTGAAGGCTCCAG gGAGCACCCAGGTTGTGGATGAGCGTACGGTGATGATGGGATTCCACCAGTGGCTGTCCAGCGTCACAGAGAGGATCCACCAAACAATGCACTACCAGTTTGATG GGAAACCACAGCCTCTGGTGTTCCACATCACTCAGGAATTCTTCAACGCTCTGCAGCATCGTCTGTCGATGGGCTCCAAGAAGAAGAGACTACCAAACTTCACAACAG CATTTGTCAGAAATGATGGACTTCCTCTCGGCTCTCTCTCCAAGTACACCTGGCACATCACCAATCTCATGCAAGTCAAACGAATCTTTGACACTCCAGAG CTTCCTCTGGAGCTCTCTCAGAGCTTCGTAAAGAACGCAGACGGCTCTTACTCTCGTTTCCGCTGCCCTGATCCTCTACCTGAACCCGATCTACAAGAGGGATTCAGGACAGATCGACCACACGCGATACGACCTATGGAACTCCGCACTTTCCTCAAAGTCG GTCCAGGCTCAGCAGATCAGAAGGATGCCGGCCCGTTTGTGATCGAGTGGATCCCCGACGTCCTCCCTCGCTGTCAGATGGGCGAGCTCAGGATCAGCTTCGAGTTTGGACACCAGATGAGTGGTCAGACGGATCACTGCGAGAGAATGGGTGCGGCAGAGAAAGGAGGTCGTAATAAGTCGGACTCAAACCAATCCAGACGCTCAGAGGCTATCCTTCAGGTGGTTGTCTAA